In bacterium, the sequence CGGTCCTTCGGGACGTTGCGCCGGAGCCAACCGTAGACGAACTCGATGATCGGTTCGGGACGGTTCTTGGCCGCGCGGAAAGTCGCTTCCCAGGTCGCCAGGTCGGCGAAGCCCGCCGCCTCCGCGTCCTTCGGCTTCTTGACGCCGAGGTCTTCGAAGCGCTTCGGGTCGATCGCATGGAGGTCCGCGAGGAGCTCCATGTAGTGATTGAGGACGGAGACGCGCTCCTCTTCGTTCTCGGCGGTGGAGAGGTCGATGCGTCCCGGGACCTTGTCCATCACGATCATCTTCGGGTCGGGGATGATCCCGTGGATGTGCGGAACCGGGAGCCCTTCCTCTTCCATCATCTCGAAGACGTGGGCCTCGAACTCGAAGGGGTTTGCGCCGTGGTCGAGCTCCCCGCGCTCGCCGCGCAGATAGAGCGGCACGGTCTCGCCGTCGCGCGCGAGATCGACGAAGAACGCGGGGCGCCAACGCGGCTGCCGCTCGAAGGCGACGATTTCGCCGCCGAGCTCCTTCTCGACCCAGGCGAAGGCCCGCTGCCATTCGGAGTCCAGACTCTGGCGTGCCAGCTGGGCGTCGCTGGGATCGGAGTCCTCGCGGCGTGCGCCGCCTTCCTGCGTTTCGGTGGATTCGCTCGTCATGCCCCGAGCGTAGACGAGTTCCGGCGGCCGTGTGGCATATTGCGCCCTCCCCCACCCGGAGGATCTTCGCATGACCGGCCGCGTCGCGAGCCTGTCCCTCTCCCCCCGCTACACCTTCTCGAAGGACACGACGGAGCGGGTTCGGGTGCTCGAGGGCAAGGGCTTCGAGGGTGACGTCCACGCGGGGGAGACGGTGAAGCACCGCTCCCGCGTCGCCCAGGATCCCACCCAGCCGAACCTTCGCCAGGTCCACCTGATCCCGGCGGAGCTCCTCGACGAGCTCGCCGCCGAGGGGTACGACGTGTTCCCGGGGCGCCTCGGGGAGAACGTCCTGACCCGCGACCTCGATCTGCACGCGCTTCCGACCGGAACGCGTCTCGAGCTCGGGCCGGAAGTGGTCCTCGAGCTGACCGGCCTTCGGAACCCGTGCGGCCAGCTGAACGGTGTCGGCCCGGGGCTCATGAAGCGTCTCGTCCATCGGGACGAGACGGGGGCGACGATCCGACGGGGTGGCGTGATGTCGATCGTCCTGGTCGGCGGCGAGGTCGCGCGAGACGACGAGATCCGGGTCGTCCTTCCGGAAGGGCCCCATCGACCGCTCGAGCGCGTCTGACGCGCCGGGCCGGAGCGGCCCTCCGACGTCGAGGTGGGCGATGGGCTAGAGCCGCTCTCCACCGTCGCGCAGGATCTGCAGCTCGACCCGGCGGCGCTGGGCCGCGGTCGCGTCGGCGGTCGCGTCCTCACCGAAGCCCTTGCTCTCGAGCCGTCCGGCCGGAACGCCGTGGATCTCGACGAGCTCCCGGTAGACGGCGGCGGCGCGACGCTGGGACAGGTCCATGTTGTACTCGGCGCTCCCGGCCGCGTCCGTGTACCCGGCGACCCGGAAGCGGGTGTTCGGGAAGTGGTCGACGAGGACCGAGGCAGCGGCTTCGATGTCGGGGGTCGCCGCCTCGTGGAGCGCGTCCGAGTCGAAGTCGAAGTGGACCTCGAGCTCGACGCTCGGGCGGGCGACCCCGGCGACGAGCTGGTCCTGGAAGCGCTGGCGGAGCTCCATCGCCACGAGCGCCACGCTCGGATCCGCTGGCGCCGCTTCCGGCGCCGGCTCGCCTTCGGCGGCGGGACCGAGCACCTGGGCGAGGACGATCTCCGGGACCCGGATCTGCTGGGCCTCCGCCGAATTCGTCACGAGGAAGACCCAGGCGGCGATCGCCGCCAGGGCGACGGTCCAGCCGCGCAGGTGGAGGCGACGTTCGGCGGGGGTGGTGTCGTTTTCGGTGCGCGTCATTTCGATTCTCCGATCGTCAGGGCCTCTGCGGGCGCGGGCCGTGTCCGACGTGGGGGGCTCGGCTTGCTCTCATCCTGGAAGGCGGGAAACTGGGGGTGGACCGGGCAGCTCTCGAACGAAAAAAGTCGGAAAAATCGGGAACCCGACGTGACGATCTGTGCCCGGCGCGCGTTGTGAGGGGAGCGGGGGTGCTCCCACACCGAGCCGAACTTCGGAAAACTCCAATTTTTCCGGATACTTGGGAGTCGATCAGGTGAGCACACAGGACGCCCGTGGCCCGGTCCCGGCGGCGAAGCTCTCGGACGAACCGCTCCGCCTGCT encodes:
- a CDS encoding MOSC domain-containing protein, with amino-acid sequence MTGRVASLSLSPRYTFSKDTTERVRVLEGKGFEGDVHAGETVKHRSRVAQDPTQPNLRQVHLIPAELLDELAAEGYDVFPGRLGENVLTRDLDLHALPTGTRLELGPEVVLELTGLRNPCGQLNGVGPGLMKRLVHRDETGATIRRGGVMSIVLVGGEVARDDEIRVVLPEGPHRPLERV
- a CDS encoding OmpA family protein, producing MTRTENDTTPAERRLHLRGWTVALAAIAAWVFLVTNSAEAQQIRVPEIVLAQVLGPAAEGEPAPEAAPADPSVALVAMELRQRFQDQLVAGVARPSVELEVHFDFDSDALHEAATPDIEAAASVLVDHFPNTRFRVAGYTDAAGSAEYNMDLSQRRAAAVYRELVEIHGVPAGRLESKGFGEDATADATAAQRRRVELQILRDGGERL